From Herbaspirillum sp. WKF16:
GGTGGGTCGCGGCCTGCTGGAAAAGACGCTGCAGCGCGAGGGCAAGACCGCGGTCAACCTGGAAGAACTGGCGCAGAAGCTGGGGTTCGCCAAGGTGGATGACCTCTGCCTTTCGCTGGCGAAGGAAGAGTTCAGCCTGCGCCACGTCGAGCAGGCGCTGCATGAGGGCGAGGAAAAAAAGCCGGAGATCGACGACGAGGCGCTGATCACGCGCAAGAGCCGCGCCTCCAGCATCGTGCAAGGCGCCAAGTCGGGCGTGCTGGTGGTCGGCACCGACGGCCTGCTGACGCAGTTGGCGCGCTGCTGCAAGCCGGCGCCGCCGGATCCGATTGCAGGCTTCGTCACGCGCGGCAAGGGCGTCTCCATCCATCGCGTGAATTGCAAGAATTTCGCCGAGATGAGCGGGCACGCGCCGGAGAGGGTGATCCAGACCACTTGGGGCGCGCCGGTCAAGGACACGGTTTATCCCGTCGACATCTTCGTGCTGGCCAGCGATCGCCAGGGTTTGCTGCGCGATATCTCCGATATCTTCCTGCGCGACAAGATCAATGTCATCGGCGTGAGCACGCAGAGCAGCAAGGGCCATGCGCGCATGGCGTTCACCGCCGAGATCGGCTCCACCGAGCAATTGCAGAAAGCCTTGATGGTGATCCGCGAGGTCAAGGGCGTGATCGAGGCCAAGCGCCAGTAAGCGGGACATGAATGCGCATGCGGCCGCATGATGCCGCCGCTGCCTTGCGTTTTCCGGTGTTGCGGGGTGCGTTGCGGAAGGGAATCGTAAAATATTTTGGATTTATTTCATTTTCCCCTTTGCAAATCTGAAAAAGCCTCCTATAATCTTGCTTCTTCGTTAGGCGCGTAGCTCAGCTGGTTAGAGCACTACCTTGACATGGTAGGGGTCGTTGGTTCGAGTCCAATCGTGCCTACCAATTCTTCTGTTGATGCAGTGGGGTTGGATAGCGAAGTCAAACTGAAATGGAAGCGCATTCGCGGCTTCCATTTTTGTTTTCCGCCTCCGGTTTTTCTTCCTCGCGTTTCCCGATTCCAATTGCGCTTTCCCGGTCAGCGTGTCGTCTGTCGGTCGCCTGTCTTTTCTCGCGAAGTCCCGTGGAGCGGGAGTTGGGCGCTTGTGACATGAAATTAATTGTCGCCGCGCCTGCTGGCAATCAAGTCGCACGCTAATTCTCTCGTGTGAAAGTCTAGTGTATTGCGGCAACTTTCCAAAAATGCTTTAAACTTGCATCAGAATTTTTTCTAGATTTCCCTATCCAACCCAGTACCTTCTTACGGACGTTCGATTTAGCTATGGCGGCAGATGATCAGTATTTTCTCGTGGTCGATGATTTCTCGACGATGCGGCGCATTGTCAGTGGGCTGCTGAAGGAGCTCGAGTACACCAAGATCGTTGAGGCGGATGATGGTTCTTCGGCCCTGAAGATACTGGAGGCGGGCGCCATGCCCGTTACCTTCGTGCTGACCGACTGGAACATGCCGGTGATGGACGGCCTCGCGCTGCTCAAGAAGATCCGCGCGACGCCTTCGCTGGCGCACTTGCCGGTGCTGATGATTACCGCCGAGGCGAAGAAGGAGAACATCGTCGAGGCTGCGCAGTCCGGCGCCGACGGCTATATTGTCAAGCCGTTCAACGCGGCCACGCTGAAGGAAAAGATCGAGAAGATCCTGGCGCGTCGCGCCAATCTCGACAAGGCATGAGCGCGGATTCTTCCTGCGGCGTTTGACTGCGCTGCGGGAGTCGCGGCAAAGAAAAACGGCATCCAGATGGATGCCGTTTTTTTTTCGTGCCCGATGATGTCAGGCGAGACGATGTCTCCGCATCAGCGCTGCTTGAGATTGAAGTAGGGGAGGATGTCGCCGCGGGTCCAGGACTTGATCTCGGCGCCGTTCAGCAGCACTCGGTATTCCTGGTGGCGCTCGCCGTTGTCCAGCTCTACCGTGCGACTCTGCAATGTGTATTCGACATCGTTGATGACCGTTTGATGTTCGATGCAATTGTGTTCGTCTGGCATGATGCTGTTCTCCGTGGGGCAGCCTGAATCCTAGCATGGGACGGGGTTTCTTTTTATGACTCCGTTGCGTTAAAAAAGCTCATTTGCATTCGTTAATGATGAAGATTTTTGAATGCTTGGCCGCATGACATTGTTGACGGTGATTGTTGTGTGAGTTTTTGATCGAGCGTGACTATCGATAACGCGTGCGTTTGCGAATCGATGTTGTTTCCGGGAAGGGCGGCGAACTTGCCGGGGCGCGAAATTAATTTGCTATAATCCAAGCTTCGCCGACGTGGCGCCTCCTTTTCGATGCGCCTGCGATGCGCGCGGCGAACGCGATGGTTTCTGCATCCACCCATTCATTCTGTAAGAGCGAGAAAGGCAAACCGGTTATGACACCGCGAACTACCACCGAGGTATTCGAGCGACGCTAGTCGGGTTCTTTTTCGTCTCATGAAAAAGCGCGGCTGGCCCGCGTTTTTTTTCGTCCGTCATCTTTGACATCAACTACCCAAAACAGGCAAGGCAGCGACGCTGCCGACATGGAGTGCAAAATGGTTTCAGTTCGTCTTCCCGATGGTTCGCAACGCCAGTTCGATGGTCCGGTCACGGTGGCGCAGGTCGCCGCCAACATCGGCGCCGGCCTGGCCAAGGCCGCGCTGGCCGGCCGCGTTGACGGCAAGCTGGTCGACACCTCGTTCCTGATCGACAAGGATTCGGAGCTGGCCATCGTCACCGACAAGGATGCCGACGGCCTGGAAGTGATTCGCCACTCGACCGCCCACTTGCTGGCCTATGCCGTCAAGGAGCTGTTCCCCGATGCGCAGGTCACCATCGGCCCGGTGATCGACAACGGCTTCTACTACGACTTCTCGTACAAGCGTCCCTTCACTCCCGAGGACCTGGAGGCGATCGAAAAGAAGATGGCAGAGCTGGCCAAGAAGGATGAACCGGTGACCCGCAAGGTCCTGCCGCGCGACGAAGCCGTGACTTACTTCAAGTCCATCGGCGAGGCCTACAAGGCCGAGATCATCGCGTCCATTCCGCAAAATGAAGACGTTTCGCTGTACACCGAGGGCAAGTTCACCGACCTGTGCCGCGGACCGCACGTGCCGTCCACCGGCAAGCTCAAGGTGTTCAAGCTGATGAAGCTGGCCGGCGCCTACTGGCGCGGCGACTCCAGCAACGAGATGCTGCAGCGCGTGTACGGCACCGCCTGGGCCAAGAAGGAAGACCAGGAGGCCTACCTGCACATGCTGGAAGAGGCTGAGAAGCGCGATCACCGCAAGCTGGGTCGCGCGCTGGACCTGTTCCACTTCCAGGACGAGGCGCCGGGCCTGATCTTCTGGCATCCCAAGGGCTGGTCGATCTGGCAACAGGTCGAGCAGTACATGCGCCGCGTCTACCAGGACAGCGGCTACCAGGAGGTGAAGGCGCCGCAGATCCTGGATCGCTCGTTGTGGGAGAAGACCGGTCACTGGGATAACTACCGCGACAACATGTTCACCACCGAATCGGAAAACCGCGCCTACGCGCTCAAGCCGATGAACTGCCCGGGCCACATCCAGATCTTCAATTCCGGACTGCACAGCTACCGCGACCTGCCGCTGCGCTACGGCGAATTTGGCCAATGCCACCGCAACGAGCCTTCCGGCGCGCTGCACGGCATGATGCGCGTGCGCGGCTTCACCCAGGACGACGGCCACATTTTCTGTACCGAAGACCAGGTGCAGGAGGAAGTCGCCGCCTTCAACAAGGTGGTGCGCGAAGTATATGACTGCTTCGGCTTCAAGGATGTCGCAGTGAAACTGGCCCTGCGCCCGGAAAAGCGCATCGGCGCGGAAGAGGTCTGGGACAAGGCCGAGAACGCGCTGCGCGAAGCCATCCGCGCTTCCGGTTCCGAGTGGGAAGAGTTGCCGGGC
This genomic window contains:
- a CDS encoding response regulator, with the protein product MAADDQYFLVVDDFSTMRRIVSGLLKELEYTKIVEADDGSSALKILEAGAMPVTFVLTDWNMPVMDGLALLKKIRATPSLAHLPVLMITAEAKKENIVEAAQSGADGYIVKPFNAATLKEKIEKILARRANLDKA
- the thrS gene encoding threonine--tRNA ligase, with the protein product MVSVRLPDGSQRQFDGPVTVAQVAANIGAGLAKAALAGRVDGKLVDTSFLIDKDSELAIVTDKDADGLEVIRHSTAHLLAYAVKELFPDAQVTIGPVIDNGFYYDFSYKRPFTPEDLEAIEKKMAELAKKDEPVTRKVLPRDEAVTYFKSIGEAYKAEIIASIPQNEDVSLYTEGKFTDLCRGPHVPSTGKLKVFKLMKLAGAYWRGDSSNEMLQRVYGTAWAKKEDQEAYLHMLEEAEKRDHRKLGRALDLFHFQDEAPGLIFWHPKGWSIWQQVEQYMRRVYQDSGYQEVKAPQILDRSLWEKTGHWDNYRDNMFTTESENRAYALKPMNCPGHIQIFNSGLHSYRDLPLRYGEFGQCHRNEPSGALHGMMRVRGFTQDDGHIFCTEDQVQEEVAAFNKVVREVYDCFGFKDVAVKLALRPEKRIGAEEVWDKAENALREAIRASGSEWEELPGEGAFYGPKIEYHLKDSIGRSWQCGTMQVDFSMPARLGAEYVTEDNGRKVPVMLHRAIVGSLERFIAILIENHAGAMPLWLAPVQVVVLNISDAQADYVKSVAQTLKKQGFRVETDLRNEKITYKIRQHSIQKPPYILVVGDKERDANTVAVRARGNVDLGVMSIDTLVERLKNEVDTKA